In Sardina pilchardus chromosome 8, fSarPil1.1, whole genome shotgun sequence, the genomic window agacggtttaggtaggcatgtcactcgaaataaaagcctatgtcagaagtgggattcgaacccacgcctccattcggagaccagaaatcccttgactgaggaaggcacatcgccttgagtctggcgccttagaccgctcggccatcctgactggcacagctgaggtgacgcgggctgctcgaaggttgcggccttcgcggacgagcagcctttgatttcgttttcagctgaggcttttgctttcaggtctctgagtggccggtttgccaggctgacacaacaacggtaaaaaagacaggcagacgcacacagctggcgaagaggcccgcttgtgagcatgttttagggggcaccaggatttgaacctgggacctcttgatctgcagtcaaatgctctaccactgagctataccccctgcacagcatggtggagcgcggttggtgctctgtttgtatcacgctgtggctgaaacggcgggcgcgaggctgagagctggcatccttttttgtggagacatcgaaaaatctgcgctggcagacggtttaggtaggcatgtcactcgaaataaaagcctatgtcagaagtgggattcgaacccacgcctccattcggagaccagaaatcccttgactgaggagggcacatcgccttgagtctggcgccttagaccgctcggccatcctgactggcacagctgaggtgacgcgggctgctcgaaggttgcggccttcgcggacgagcagcctttgatttcgttttcagctgaggcttttgctttcaggtctctgagtggccggtttgccaggctgacacaacaacggtaaaacagacaggcagacgcacacagctggcgaagaggcccgcttgtgagcatgttttagggggcaccaggatttgaacctgggacctcttgatctgcagtcaaatgctctaccactgagctataccccctgcacagcatggtggagcgcggttggtcctctgtttgtatcacgctgtggctgaaacggcaggcgcgaggctgagagctggcatccttttttgtggagacatcGAAAAATCTGCGCTgcggcgaagaggcccgcttgtgagcatgttttagggggcaccaggatttgaacctgggacctcttgatctgcagtcaaatgctctaccactgagctataccccctgcacagcatggtggagcgcggttggtgctctgtttgtatcacgctgtggctgaaacggcgggcgcgaggctgagagctggcatccttttttgtggagacatcgaaaaatctgcgctggcagacggtttaggtaggcatgtcactcgaaataaaagcctatgtcagaagtgggattcgaacccacgcctccattcggacaccagaaatcccttgactgaggaaggcacatcgccttgagtctggcgccttagaccgctcggccatcctgactggcacagctgaggtgacgcgggctgctcgaaggttgcggccttcgcggacgagcagcctttgatttcgttttcagcggaggcttttgctttcaggtctctgagtggccggtttgccaggctgacacaacaacggtaaaacagacaggcagacgcacacagctggcgaagaggcccgcttgtgagcatgttttagggggcaccaggatttgaacctgggacctcttgatctgcagtcaaatgctctaccactgagctataccccctgcacagcatggtggagcgcggttggtgctctgtttgtatcacgctgtggctgaaacggcgggcgcgaggctgagagctggcatccttttttgtggagacatcgaaaaatctgcgctggcagacggtttaggtaggcatgtcactcgaaataaaagcctatgtcagaagtgggattcgaacccacgcctccattcggagaccagaaatcccttgactgaggaaggcacatcgccttgagtctggcgccttagaccgctcggccatcctgactggcacagctgaagtgacgcgggctgctcgaagtttgcggccttcgcggacgagcagcctttgatttcgttttcagctgaggcttttgctttcatgtctctgagtggccggtttgccaggctgacacaacaacggtaaaacagacaggcagacgcacacagctggcgaagaggcccgctggTGAGCATGTTaaagggggcaccaggatttgaacctgggacctcttgatctgcagtcaaatgctctaccactgagctatgccCCCTGCACAGCTTGGTgaagcgcggttggtgctctgattgtatcacgctgtggctgaaacggcgggcgcgaggctgagagctggcatccttttttgtggagacatcgaaaaatctgcgctggcagacggtttaggtagttTTCGCGGACGAGCACACACTGTCATCGGCCCTTTCGTTTTCAgttgaggcttttgctttcaggtctctgagtggccagtttgccaggctgacacgacaacggtaaaacagacaggcaagcGCACACAGCTGCCGCAGAGGCctgcttgtgagcatgtttatagggctatatgttatcaagtaggcctatactaaataatgtagtcaaaatgATAACTTTTTGTTggtttaaaacaaaacatgttaagaattgagaaaatccatggttctacatcattgttggcaaaattatcatgatagcctacatatttcagccatatctggtttagtcttgagtaggcctaggttacttttctataaatgagttttctttaggccttatagactatattgtaatattttataatgtttgaaatatatttatcacagtttatcaatagttctcataaaagtcatcagatgtcatcatttaaggagttattttttgaaaaatgcCCCCGGACCGCCCTAGTATATTGCATTTATGAAGTGCACAGTAGCAGACACTACAGTACCTTAACTAAACACTAGAGCAGCAGTTCACAAACCCTTTTCCCCCACGGACCACTTTCTACATCCTGACTAGGGTTGCGcagcggcgggggggggggggtatattttcctgcttttttgtcctttgccaatcacatccCTGAATACAGTCTACTGTATATTAAATATTTCAGTGATTTCCCCCTTCTCTATTGCTGAAACGATGTGCTGATTGTCTTTGATTACATTTGGAAGGTGCTAAGCATCTCAAACCCATCACTATGATAAGAGAAGACATCAATTACTCAATAACCCAGTAGATGTTGGGAATCTATTGTCGTTGAATATGTTTTAATTAATTGaatcaatctatcaatctatcagaCTGGTGaacatttaattatttttaaCAAATAATCCTGTCAGAGATGCTAACAGCTacagttcacacatttgaatgGTCTCCCTGAGATGGTATAGTGAAAGGTTCATATAAGTAGCTCATTTCAAGATTAACCACCTCCAGAGAAACATCCTCCAACAGAGCAGATAACCAAACTGCACTTGTGTAAGTACTACTTCTAAAATGCTTAAATAATATTTGTGATTATAATTTGTTCTCATATATTCTTGCTTTGTAATTGTGCAAAAACAGAACATAGGTTTGCACATAGTGATGGTTGTAGTAATTACTCACATTCATTTTTGCAATTTACAGGGTTAGACAGCAGTCTGACGTACGCTATAGACACTGCAGACCATGGGCAATGGAACATCCAGCCATCGTCAGTCTCAGCCATTAGGGAAAAAAAACCGTGTTCATGCATACAAAGAGGACAGAGCAAAGCTGGAGGACGCCCTAGGCAGACCGGAAGATGACCTGTGGAGAGTTACTTCATGCAAGGAAGGCCCAAAACGTTTTTTGCGGAGCAGGAGCTGCCGGAACCGCTATGTAAATCTAACTGTGGATGATGCCGATGATCACAAGATCTGGACCTCGTGGGAAGCCTGCAACAATGCTTTTGAAGAGGAAAAGCACTTGTAAATAGAACTCTGGACACTTTGGTGATTTGTTTTCTGTTGATGCTAAACACCAAAGATCTTGAAGCGTAGTGCTCTAAACTCTTTGCTTGACACTCTTTACACTTTGACCAAGTCAAGTGGATACTACAGCTTATTCCGTAACAGCTACAACAGTGTTTTGCTTTCTTATTAGGCTATttctacatttacattacatttattcattttgtaattaattattgATCATTGATTATTGTGGATATTGACCATTTGATTGTGGGTTTAGATAGATTACCGGTAAGCCATCTATCAAAAACTTTTGCCTATACCGATCACTTCAGTCCAGATGGTTTTTTTCTAGAGTTCAGTTCTGGATTCCCTAATTGCATGTGTAGCTAATATCATCTGGCTAATTATGTATGACATGTCTGGACCTCGATCAACAACCCTTGAGATTAAGTCTGTTAAGATTATGTAAAGTTGTCAGATAAGTAAACTGTTATCTGCATTTGGTGGTGGCAGGCCCTGGGGTAGGCCATCAAAATAAATATGTCCAATAAGCCTGTTGTACTTAGTTGTATTCCTTACTACTGATGAACTAGGAGAATAAATAGCTCATACAATGAGAGAGTTATTATAACTATGACTACACATAGTGTGATTGTTTTACTGACCAACGGTAAACCATACCATACAActgctctctccacacactgaccaaaactcttgtaaaatGGAGGCATAAAAAGGTGATGTGCATGTCATGACATCATCATGAAATGTTTTTTAACTGCATTCCACTTAAAAGGAGAAGCTACTATGGACCTATGAAGAGAAGTGTGAATTGTTAGCATGTCCATTTACCCATGATTTTGGTAGTTGTTTagcaaatatactgtagatataagAAACaaggttcaccggagcaactcagatgtACTCAACTCAGAGTCTGATGAAGACGTGGcaaacgtcgaaacgttagtcctaCAATGTTGCCAACTTAAATAAATATCTAaaaacttcacatctgagttgctccggtgaaccttGTTTCTTCATTATAGTTTGTCCTCTCCCGTTGACGCACCAGATAGTGATTTCAGAAGCGCGGAGGACTTTTTGCTATTTCTACGTGATActgtttatacagtatactgtttgTAAAACATCACAAGCATTGATATATCaaagtacacacagacagaagaaaaTCAATGAATTAATAGATTTATTTACAACTTTACATAACTGCATGCTTTATTTCTTAAACATCCTAAGATGTAACCACACTGTTTcgttttaaaaaaagacatgtTCATATAAAACTATGCTCTTATATACAGTGTTTAGTGTGATAACATCTTTTCTTACAAAACAACACCAATATAAGTTAATATATTCAACTTTCAGAGAAGTGCACAATAGCCCCTTTAAGATGGGCACTTAAGGTCCAAGTCAACTTTATGCAGCTGACCAGCTGAGCCAGGAGACAAAAGGGGGCATTTAGAGGGAAGTGTTAAGCCAGATAATGGTGAGATATTCACAGGCCATTCACGCTGGTTGTTAgtgaagagaaaggagagtagACCATAGGATTTGAGAGCTTGGATACTCATTCGTTGCCCTCCAACTGTAGGTTcattgtttgtgcatgcatgcacacgtttGTCAGTATTAAGGGTGGTATTTAGCTCCATGTGATATAACCTTTTCCAACTCACTCATATCTACCTGTATGAGAGAGTGATAAACGGCGTGTGCTGCAATTTCACTTCATTCGCCTCGCATGGCACAGCTTCCCCACTCTTCCAACAATGCAGTGCAAAGCCGAGCTCTAACGCCTCTGGCAGGGGGCTGCcagtctcccctcccccccatgcCATGCCCTCTGTGTCCTGCAGTGCCTGGGCCATTGCCTGGGGCTCCACTGTGGAGCCTGGTCTCGTCAGGCCCCCCACCCGCCGCATGTCTATCAGGCTGGGGCTTCCTTGTACTCCACCCACCATCCGCTGCACTGcctggaagaagaagaggagatcCAGCTTTGTCTCCTCAAAACCATCTCTAGACCTTGAGTGATACCTGAAGCGGGAGAGGAATAAAGGTCAGGTTAGATGATGAACATTCaactgtttttctttcctcAGATGAAGTATGCAACCACAACCTAACAATGGCAATAAtgtcaaaacaaacatggaGTTAACATTTCATGACGATTTTTTATATATTGCACTGAATGGGTTTAGGACAATGCTAAGAATGAGCTTTTGATCAGTTTGAGAGTAATTAGCAcaacatatatataaaaaaatggcTAAATACATTATGAAAAGAGAAGTCTCACCTGGTGGGGAGCTTGCGTTTGTCCAGATACAGTATTAATGGCTCTACTTTCAGATGCTGAGGATTTGAGAGGTGAAGGTGCATTTCAGCTCGAATGACAGCAACAGACAAAACATCCTGGCTGAGAATGAACTCTAAATCAGTGCCTGGGGAAATGAAAGAAATGATGGTAGTCAAAAAGACTGAACATTTTCATCAATAAATAGCCAACCAAAAGGAAAGCAGTGTCATTGTATTGATATCAACAAATCAGTAAAGGATGCTCCTACCATGATGCAGTCGGCCTTGAATGCCCTTCACACTTCCACAGTGGTATCCCATTTGACAGCATCGATATACCCGTCTGATGAAGCGGAAAAGCGGTTGTTCAGGAAAAATAGTCCGCAGCGCACTTCCCTCTGTCATGGAATGTACCCTGATGCGATACAACTTTTCCTGGCTATCCACTGGTCCGGTGGCCTCATTCCACGGTGCAGTCAAAACGGCGCATTGCTCCAGGTCAGAGTCCACACTTCCACGACGAACTCGCCGATGCGAATTGATCCGCAAATCCTTATTTTCTCTGACAGATTTGGATCGCCGTACCAGAAGTGCGCGGCTTTGCGCAGTTATTAATAAAACcatgacacacagaaacagtaaAATAATCCGTGCAAGATGTCCTGCGGCCATTGTTGTGATAGTTCCTGACGTTTGATTGTGTAGTTGATGACCTATGGTTTAACTTAATATCCCCCAGAACGTTTTATCCAACCGTCCGGCATGAATCCCTCCACGGCGCCAAGTGAAGTGTGTAAGTGGCTGGGGTTATACATTCATTCCCGTATCTCCGACAAAGCGTCCTACGTTTTGTGTCGGCCGAAATATGAGACCGGTCTCCCGATTTCTCCTCCCCCTGTTTTGTTCGAActtttaagtagcctacccaTTCACACTCCCCGTCGGTCCTTACGGTGCGTTCGCATAATGAGGCACCCAAAGCACGTAGGTTCCAAGCCTATTCTCATTCAGCAGTGAGTGTAATGACCCCCTAATTACGCTGAATCAGGACCATTGCCAAGCGACTCATTAGCAAGAGAAATGACACCCACCGTGAGAGATAGTAAAACTTTCTTCAAGGCTCTTATTCAGTGGGTGACCTCTACCATCAGATCAGCAGGCAACCCGCCGAGCAATTTCAAATGAGCTCACCTCAACTGCA contains:
- the si:ch211-170d8.2 gene encoding uncharacterized protein si:ch211-170d8.2, translated to MAAGHLARIILLFLCVMVLLITAQSRALLVRRSKSVRENKDLRINSHRRVRRGSVDSDLEQCAVLTAPWNEATGPVDSQEKLYRIRVHSMTEGSALRTIFPEQPLFRFIRRVYRCCQMGYHCGSVKGIQGRLHHGTDLEFILSQDVLSVAVIRAEMHLHLSNPQHLKVEPLILYLDKRKLPTRYHSRSRDGFEETKLDLLFFFQAVQRMVGGVQGSPSLIDMRRVGGLTRPGSTVEPQAMAQALQDTEGMAWGGGETGSPLPEALELGFALHCWKSGEAVPCEANEVKLQHTPFITLSYR